The Cycloclasticus sp. genomic sequence TTAATACTTTAAATGATCATTGACAGTGATGATTTTCTGTACCAATATCACTGGGTGCAGGGGGAGTTAATTAACAATTCAACGCATCAATGGAAGGGAGTGTCAGAAAATGAAACACTATTTCAATATTGCTGTATTAGGTTTACTCATCACATTCACGGCTTCTAATGAAGTACAGGCCATAAAAGAACCCGTTTCAACACAGTCCCAAATCGAGGCGCTGAAGGCGGGGCAGGCAGAAATTCGCAAAGATTTGGCAGACATTAAGAAACTGCTTCAGCCCAAAAAAAGAGCTCAACAAGTCAGCAATGTTAACCAAGTGCTAGATATTTCAGCAGCACCCTCCAAAGGAAATAAAACAGCGCCATTGACGATAGTTGAATTTGTCGATTACCAATGCCCTTACTGTGCAAAGCATTTCAAATCCGTTTTACCTTTGCTTATCAAAAATTATGTTGATACCGGCAAGGTACGTTATGTATTACGTGATTTCCCGCTATCCTTTCACAAAAACGCCACCGTGGCCGCATACGCTGCTCACTGTGCCGGCGATCAGGGTAAGTATTGGGAAATGCACGATATATTGTTCAAAAACCCGCGCGCGCTTGGCAAGAGCAAACTACCAGCGCATGCCAAAGCGATCGGCCTAGATACCGAAAAATTCAATGCCTGCCTATCGGGTAATAGCCACCAAGCACGCGTTAATGCCAATATGGGTGACGGGCGCAAACTGGGCGTAAAGGGAACCCCCAGCTTCGTCATTGGTTTCACCTTAGATAACGGCAACTCAGTCAAGGGCGAGAAGATGATTCGCGGAGCGGTTGGCTATAATGTTTTTCGCAAAACCGTGGAAGGGCTGCTGGCCACTAAGCAATAACCAGCAGCAAACACCTTAGTGCAATAAGCTGGCACAATATGGAATAGTGTCTAAGGCTCTTTTGCTCAGGTATGGATGCTGAATTTATCCATCATACGGTACAAAGTCGTACGTGAAATACCGAGTTCTCGCGCTGCATGCGACAAATTATTATGGGAATGCAGCAACGCTGTTTCAATCGCTCTTCTTTCGGCCTCGGCGCGAACAACTTCCAGCTTTGCCTGCGGCCGCAGGATCTCGTCAGCCACATCCAACCCAAGGTCACCCGGTGAAATAAAACGGCCTTCTGACATAACCATCGCTCGCCTAACCCGGTTAATCAGTTCCCGCACATTGCCAGGCCATGGATATGCCGTCATCGCTTGCAAGGCATGCTTTGCAAAACCTTTGATGCGACTGCCACTTTCTTCTGCAAATTTTTCCACCACAAAATTTGCCAATAACTCGATATCCGCTACCCGCTCTCGCAAGCTGGGAAGCTCCAATTGCAATACATTTAAACGGTAATATAAGTCTTCACGGAAATCGCCACGGTGTGCAGCCAAATCGAGATTGTCATGTGTCGCACAAATAACGCGTGCATCAACGTTTGTATGGCCATTACCCCCTAGACGTTCGATAACCTTTTCCTCGAGAAAACGCAGTAAATTAACCTGTAGCTCCAAGGGCATATCGCTGATCTCATCAAGGAAAATGGTGCCTCCAACGGCGGACTCAAGACGGCCAATATGACGTTGGCTTGCCCCAGTGAAAGCTCCTTTTTCATGGCCGAATAACTCTGACTGAATAAGACTAGCCGGTAATGCCGCGCAATTAACCGCAATAAAAGGTCCGTTGGAGCGGCGCGACAAACGGTGAATAGCGCGGGCGGTCAACTCCTTACCCGTGCCGCTCTCACCCGTCAATAGCACCGGCGCATCAGACTTTGCAACTTTATTTATCTGCCTGAACAGTGTATGCATTCGGGAGCTTTCACCCACCATACCCTGAAAAGCGGTGGTGAATTTTCGTTGCCCCATACATCGATGCAGGATACGTGACATGCCATCCGCATGGCCCAGCGTATCAAGTATACGTTTAGTATCATAAGGCGGTGTGAAAAAATCATAACAGTAGTCTGCGACCAAGGCACACACGTGGTCATTCATGCGCTGCCTATCTCTAAGAAGCCCAATCCAGACAATGTGCCAAAAGACATGCCCAGCAGACGTGACCACATTATAAATGTCATTAAGTGACTCACCGGACATATCGCTGCCAATGGATACTATACCGACATGGATCGTGTGACCGTCTCCCAGCGTGCTGGCCATTGCCGGGTTGTCGGCGGTGAAAACACCCCACTTAGCGGCGGCCAGTTCATCTTTCAGCTTGTTGTCAACGCTACCATCTGGCCAGTAGCAAAGCATATTCCTTTCGACTATCAGATTAGGCGCAATGTCGGAACAACGCTCTGGCTTCCATGACCCCCGCCTGTTGTTGGTGTGCATACTCTCTCCTTTTCCCTGTCTCTTCCATGTAACACTTATAGGACAGTCGAGCAATTCATGCAGAAATTAAGATGCCCCTTCATCAAAAGGGAATCTTAATTATTGTATTACTCAAAGTTATATGCTAAGAATGATACTCTTGTATCCAGCGATAATCTACCAAAAAGATGAAGGAGCTTTGTGCATCATGTAAGTCCTTTCTCCCTCTGCACTCAGACAGCCTAGAATAACTATTTCACCACTTTGCACCAGCGCCGAACTACTTACCTCCCTCAACTAGCGCATCAGCCAAACACTCATCATCAACAAATCACTGGGGCCAGGTATTCCAAATATACCGCCTAGTCATCGACACTACATAACCCAATGAGGACATATAAAACCCAATAAGAACAAAGGTTGGTGTTACAAGGCTTTTATGCCGATAGCAGCCCATAAGAAACCATAAAAACCTAGTTTTTTAGTAGCGCTGATAGTAACATTAGCGTTTGGTTATCTACAGCTACTACTGACAAGTAGCAAGAACAACCAAACCTCCTACAAACACTCCACTATTAACAATTGAGAATACTATGGAAAAAATCAAGTGTGCATTGATAGGGTCCGGCAATATTGGCACCGACCTAATCTATAAAATTCAACGAAGCCCTTATCTTGAACCCGTTTGGATGGTAGGGATTGACCCCGAGTCCGAAGGTTTAGTCCGTGCTAAAGATATGGGCCTAAAAGTGACCTCTGAAGGTGTAGACGGTTTATTGCCTCACGTGCTTGAGGACAATATTCAAATAGCGTTTGACGCAACAAGTGCTTATGTTCACGCTGACAACAGCCGTAAACTTAATGAGCTTGGCGTGCTGATGATTGATTTAACACCTGCGGCTATTGGGCCTTTATGCGTTCCCCCGGTCAACCTAAGTCAACATACTGAAAAGCTTGAAATGAACGTGAATATGATTTCATGTGCAGGGCAAGCAACAATACCCATTATTAGTGCGGTTTCAAGTCTGCAATCTGTTGAATACGCAGAAATTGTTGCCAGTCTAGCCTCAAAATCTGTCGGCATGGGTACCCGTGAAAACCTTGATGAATTTACTTACACGACGTCTAACGCCATTGAAACAGTCGGCGGCGCACGCAAAGGTAAAGCCTTGGCTATTATCAACCCCGCTGAGCCTCCTCTCATTATGCGTAATACCATTTACTGCATTACGGATGACAAACCCCAAGAGGAAAAGATTATTGAATCAATACTCAATATGATCGAAGAGGTTAAAAAGTACGTTCCTGGTTATAAACTCATTAACGGCCCTATTTTTGATGGCAATAAAATCTCTGTTTTTATGGAAGTTGAAGGTCTTGGTGATTACTTACCTAAATATGCAGGCAACCTCGATGTGATGACCGCAGCAGCCACCCGAACAGCAGAGATGTTTGCCGAAGAAATTCAAACTGGAAAAATAACACTTAAACCTGTGGAGGCTTCGTAATGTCTGAGTCAACAACCGAAAAGCTAAGCTCGTTAGACGGTCGTAAAGTTATTCTGCATGATATGTGTTTACGTGATGGCATGCACGCCAAGCGTGAACAGATTTCTGTTGAAGAAATGGTGACTGTTGCGACAGCGTTAGACGATGCTGGCGTTCCTTATATTCAAGTAACTCACGGTGCCGGCCTTGGTGGTAACTCGCTTCAGCACGGCTTCTCACTGGCCAGTAACGAGGAATACATCACTGCCGTTGCAGAAAAAATGAAGCAAGCGATTGTCTCTGTTTTGTTGATTCCAGGTATGGGAACAATGAAGGAATTGCAATCAGCTTATGATTGCGGTGCGCGAAGTGTCCATGTAGCAACCCATTGTACGGAAGCTAATACATCACCTCAGCATATGGCCTTTGCACGTGAGCTGGGTATGGATACCACTGGCTTCTTAATGATGGCCCATTTAAATGATGCCAAAGGGCTTGCTGAGCAAGCGGCGCTAATGGAGTCATATGGTGCGCAAACTGTTTACCTAACTGATTCTGCTGGTTATATGTTGCCTGAAGACGTAACACGTTGTATTTCTAGGTTACGTGATACCTTGAAACCTGAAACAGAAATTGGTTTTCATGGCCATCATAACTTGGGTATGGGTATAGCTAACTCTATTGCCGCTATTGAAGCTGGCGCTAGCCGCATTGATGGTTCAGCGGCTGGTCTTGGTGCTGGTGCGGGTAATACACCGCTAGAAGTTTTTGCTGCCGTTTGCGAACGCATGGGCATTGAAACCGGCGTTGACCTTTTCAAACTGATGGATCTGTCTGAGAATATTATTCTTCCTATGATGGATCATATTATTCGTGTCGATAGAGAGTCGTTAACATTAGGTTATGCGGGTGTTTATTCAACCTTCTTGCTACATGCCAAACGTGCAGCAGAACGTTTTGGCATCCCTGCTCGAGATATTTTAGTTGAACTTGGCAAAAAGAAAATGATCGCCGGTCAAGAAGATATGATCGTAGATACCGCGATGACAATGGCGAAAAAACGAGGCATAAAAATAGTTACTAGCGCGTAAGGATAAAACCAGACCTTGCTTTAATAAAAAAGCCTCGCCATTTATTGGCGAGGCTTTTTTGTTCACGAAAACAAAGAAATTTCCAAATAAGTTTTTTTAAAGCTTAAACACCAAGCGCATCTCTGGTTAACGAACCGCCTGACCCTTGCAAAGGCCCCAATGGGTTTTTGCGTGATTTTTCAGAATCCATAAATGGCACCCCACTCCAAATTTTATACACGGCCACACCATTATCCAGCACAATCAGGGCATCAAAACGCCAGCCAGTTTCAAGTGTTTTACGCTTAAAACCTAATAAGTCCTTAAACATCCCGCCCACACGTTTCCTCTTAATAATGCCTGGGTGCGCCTCATACGCGATACATGCTTCCTGTTTAGCTAAGCAATCCCTGACACTGACAGGTAAATGTTCCAACTTAACGGAATTAGTGGGCATGAACTTCCGAATAACGTCCAAGTAAGACAGTATTTTCACATTCGGCGTTGAATAAGGGTCAAAACCCAGTTTTTTTAACTCTTTGACCGTCGTTTG encodes the following:
- a CDS encoding DsbA family protein; translation: MKHYFNIAVLGLLITFTASNEVQAIKEPVSTQSQIEALKAGQAEIRKDLADIKKLLQPKKRAQQVSNVNQVLDISAAPSKGNKTAPLTIVEFVDYQCPYCAKHFKSVLPLLIKNYVDTGKVRYVLRDFPLSFHKNATVAAYAAHCAGDQGKYWEMHDILFKNPRALGKSKLPAHAKAIGLDTEKFNACLSGNSHQARVNANMGDGRKLGVKGTPSFVIGFTLDNGNSVKGEKMIRGAVGYNVFRKTVEGLLATKQ
- a CDS encoding sigma 54-interacting transcriptional regulator; this encodes MHTNNRRGSWKPERCSDIAPNLIVERNMLCYWPDGSVDNKLKDELAAAKWGVFTADNPAMASTLGDGHTIHVGIVSIGSDMSGESLNDIYNVVTSAGHVFWHIVWIGLLRDRQRMNDHVCALVADYCYDFFTPPYDTKRILDTLGHADGMSRILHRCMGQRKFTTAFQGMVGESSRMHTLFRQINKVAKSDAPVLLTGESGTGKELTARAIHRLSRRSNGPFIAVNCAALPASLIQSELFGHEKGAFTGASQRHIGRLESAVGGTIFLDEISDMPLELQVNLLRFLEEKVIERLGGNGHTNVDARVICATHDNLDLAAHRGDFREDLYYRLNVLQLELPSLRERVADIELLANFVVEKFAEESGSRIKGFAKHALQAMTAYPWPGNVRELINRVRRAMVMSEGRFISPGDLGLDVADEILRPQAKLEVVRAEAERRAIETALLHSHNNLSHAARELGISRTTLYRMMDKFSIHT
- a CDS encoding acetaldehyde dehydrogenase (acetylating); amino-acid sequence: MEKIKCALIGSGNIGTDLIYKIQRSPYLEPVWMVGIDPESEGLVRAKDMGLKVTSEGVDGLLPHVLEDNIQIAFDATSAYVHADNSRKLNELGVLMIDLTPAAIGPLCVPPVNLSQHTEKLEMNVNMISCAGQATIPIISAVSSLQSVEYAEIVASLASKSVGMGTRENLDEFTYTTSNAIETVGGARKGKALAIINPAEPPLIMRNTIYCITDDKPQEEKIIESILNMIEEVKKYVPGYKLINGPIFDGNKISVFMEVEGLGDYLPKYAGNLDVMTAAATRTAEMFAEEIQTGKITLKPVEAS
- the dmpG gene encoding 4-hydroxy-2-oxovalerate aldolase, which produces MSESTTEKLSSLDGRKVILHDMCLRDGMHAKREQISVEEMVTVATALDDAGVPYIQVTHGAGLGGNSLQHGFSLASNEEYITAVAEKMKQAIVSVLLIPGMGTMKELQSAYDCGARSVHVATHCTEANTSPQHMAFARELGMDTTGFLMMAHLNDAKGLAEQAALMESYGAQTVYLTDSAGYMLPEDVTRCISRLRDTLKPETEIGFHGHHNLGMGIANSIAAIEAGASRIDGSAAGLGAGAGNTPLEVFAAVCERMGIETGVDLFKLMDLSENIILPMMDHIIRVDRESLTLGYAGVYSTFLLHAKRAAERFGIPARDILVELGKKKMIAGQEDMIVDTAMTMAKKRGIKIVTSA